In the genome of Hippoglossus hippoglossus isolate fHipHip1 chromosome 4, fHipHip1.pri, whole genome shotgun sequence, one region contains:
- the rnf13 gene encoding E3 ubiquitin-protein ligase RNF13, with amino-acid sequence MLLSLGMLMLSATQIYTIFTVQLFAFLNLLPVEADISAYSFENKTENFDDLPARFGYRLPSDGLKGFLIGARPENACEPIEPPPRDNLTGAFIVLIKRFDCNFDIKVLNAQKAGYKAAIVHNVDSNDLISMGSNDLDVMKQIDIPSVFVGEDAANSLKESYTYDKGGHVVLMSDFSLPLEYYLIPFLIIVGICLILIIVFMITKFVQDRHRARRSRLRKDQLKKLPIHKFKKGDSYDVCAICLDEYEEGDKLRVLPCSHAYHSKCVDPWLTKTKKTCPVCKQKVVPSQGDSDSEEGESGPDENEEVSESTPLLRSLASTSAHSFGTMSGASRSEQDQESSEYEDDELDSSDSDEEVTLETVVVQMQQPCAEGLDHDHDLPRA; translated from the exons ATGCTGCTATCCCTGGGAATGTTAATGCTGTCGGCGACGCAGATTTACACCATCTTCACCGTGCAGCTCTTCGCCTTCCTCAACCTGCTGCCCGTGGAGGCTGACATTTCTGCA TACtcctttgaaaataaaacgGAGAACTTCGATGACCTGCCTGCACGCTTCGGTTATCGTCTCCCCAGCGATGGACTGAAG GGCTTCCTGATTGGTGCACGGCCAGAAAATGCGTGCGAGCCCATCGAGCCGCCTCCGAGGGACAACTTGACGGGCGCCTTCATTGTCCTCATCAAACGGTTTGACTGCAACTTTGACATAAAG GTCCTGAACGCCCAGAAAGCGGGATACAAGGCGGCCATTGTTCACAATGTGGACTCCAATGACTTAATCAGCATGGGATCCAACGATC TGGATGTTATGAAGCAGATCGAtattccctctgtgtttgttggtgaAGACGCGGCCAACTCTCTGAAAGAAAGCTACACATATGACAAGGG GGGACACGTTGTCCTCATGTCAGACTTCAGCCTGCCACTAGAATATTACCTGATCCCCTTCCTCATCATCGTGGGAATCtgcctcatcctcatcattgtTTTCATG ATTACCAAGTTCGTCCAGGATCGACACAGAGCTCGGAGGAGCCGCCTGCGCAAAGATCAGCTCAAGAAACTCCCAATTCACAAGTTCAAGAAAG GGGACAGCTATGACGTCTGTGCCATCTGTCTGGACGAATACGAAGAAGGAGACAAACTCCGAGTCCTGCCATGTTCTCATG CCTACCACAGTAAGTGTGTGGACCCCTGGCTGACCAAAACCAAGAAGACGTGTCCGGTGTGTAAGCAGAAGGTCGTCCCCTCGCAGGGCGACTCCGActcagaggagggggagagcgGCCCCGATGAGAACGAGGAGGTGTCCGAGAGCACCCCACTGCTGCGCTCCCTGGCCTCCACCAGCGCCCACTCCTTCGGGACCATGTCGGGAGCGTCGCGCTCGGAGCAGGACCAGGAGTCCTCCGAGTACGAGGACGACGAGCTGGACAGCAGCGACAGCGATGAGGAAGTCACCCTGGAGACCGTGGTGGTGCAGATGCAGCAGCCCTGCGCCGAAGGCCTCGACCACGACCACGACTTGCCCCGAGCTTGA